In Atribacterota bacterium, one genomic interval encodes:
- the aroC gene encoding chorismate synthase, which translates to MLRFLDAGESHGRCLLGIIEGFPYGFFLSEEKINRELKRRQGGYGRGSRMKIEQDRISILSGMISGRTIGTPIGLMIKNKDWDNQNTDNQQELTVPRPGHADLAGVLKYGLKDYRPILERASARKTAMRVAIGSIGQQLLEYFSITSFSHVIRIGNTKIQQQAVKKFTEKENIEKIKESINCSPVYCLEREISRQMCCEIDQAKKEGDSLGGQFEIIVRNVPAGLGSHVFWERRIDARIAAALMSVPSVKAVEIGEGIRGSEKRGSTVQDAIFLQKEEGNQLNRTCYYRRKNWAGGIEGGITNGEDIVVRAYVKPIPTLLRPLASVDLKTKKETTADYQRSDTCVLPAASVVGEAVVSWELASSFIEKFAGDSLDEIIANYNSYLERVRNC; encoded by the coding sequence ATTTTACGTTTTTTAGATGCCGGAGAATCTCATGGCAGATGCCTCCTGGGAATTATTGAAGGATTTCCATACGGGTTTTTTCTAAGCGAAGAAAAAATAAATAGAGAATTAAAAAGAAGGCAAGGCGGGTATGGAAGAGGATCTCGGATGAAAATCGAGCAGGATCGTATTTCCATTCTATCTGGTATGATTTCAGGCAGGACAATAGGAACACCTATAGGTCTAATGATAAAAAATAAAGACTGGGATAATCAGAATACAGATAATCAACAGGAATTGACGGTGCCTAGACCCGGGCATGCTGATCTGGCAGGTGTACTTAAATATGGTTTAAAAGATTACCGGCCAATTCTAGAACGGGCAAGTGCCCGGAAAACTGCAATGCGGGTTGCCATAGGTTCTATTGGACAACAATTATTAGAATATTTTTCCATAACATCCTTTAGTCATGTTATTAGAATCGGAAATACAAAGATCCAACAGCAGGCAGTTAAAAAATTTACCGAAAAAGAAAACATAGAAAAAATCAAAGAGAGTATTAATTGCTCACCTGTATATTGCCTTGAACGGGAGATATCCCGCCAAATGTGTTGTGAGATTGACCAGGCTAAAAAAGAAGGCGATTCCCTGGGAGGACAGTTTGAGATTATTGTAAGAAATGTTCCGGCAGGACTTGGAAGTCATGTGTTCTGGGAACGGAGGATAGATGCACGTATTGCCGCTGCCCTGATGAGTGTTCCCAGTGTGAAGGCAGTTGAGATAGGTGAAGGGATAAGGGGCTCAGAAAAACGAGGCTCAACGGTTCAAGATGCAATTTTCCTGCAGAAAGAAGAAGGAAATCAACTTAACCGGACATGCTATTATCGCAGGAAAAATTGGGCAGGAGGTATTGAGGGAGGAATTACCAATGGAGAAGATATTGTTGTGCGAGCTTATGTAAAACCTATACCGACTTTACTCAGACCTCTTGCTTCAGTAGATTTGAAGACCAAAAAAGAAACCACTGCAGATTACCAGAGATCTGATACCTGTGTGCTGCCGGCAGCAAGTGTTGTTGGGGAAGCAGTGGTTAGTTGGGAGCTCGCATCTTCCTTTATTGAAAAATTTGCCGGTGATTCCCTGGATGAGATTATAGCTAATTATAATAGCTATCTAGAAAGGGTAAGAAATTGTTAA
- the aroE gene encoding shikimate dehydrogenase yields the protein MSTVTLVLGLLGEHIENSLSPLIHMNFIRYYSLNYSYLPFQIKSNNLEKAIIGAKALGIKGLNITIPFKAKAMRFIDDVVSVARNIGAINTIVYKNEKILGYNTDCNGFKVPLKDGLNINLIGKKAVVLGAGGAARAVIFALADEGCSVISIFNRTEERTRQIKKQYRKNFSQCEIRSLPFCTKSLQKEILETDLLVNTTPLGSWYCPDENPLPEEVIIRPEIIVYDLIYYPDKTPLLQRAEMNGNRTVNGLQMLVYQAAESFYLWTGIYPEREIINQTIRQIEQKNCNCKKR from the coding sequence ATGAGTACTGTTACTCTCGTCCTTGGTTTACTCGGGGAACACATTGAAAATAGCCTATCTCCTTTGATACATATGAATTTTATTCGTTATTATTCCTTAAATTATTCATATTTACCTTTTCAAATCAAAAGCAATAATTTAGAAAAGGCTATAATAGGGGCAAAAGCATTGGGAATTAAAGGATTAAATATTACAATTCCTTTTAAAGCAAAGGCTATGAGGTTTATTGATGATGTTGTTTCAGTTGCCAGAAATATAGGGGCAATCAATACAATTGTCTATAAGAATGAAAAAATATTAGGGTACAATACAGACTGTAATGGTTTTAAAGTTCCCTTAAAAGATGGATTGAATATAAACCTGATAGGAAAAAAGGCAGTGGTCTTAGGGGCAGGTGGAGCAGCAAGAGCAGTTATTTTTGCCCTGGCAGATGAAGGATGTTCAGTTATTTCAATATTTAACAGGACTGAAGAAAGAACCAGGCAAATAAAAAAGCAGTATAGAAAAAACTTTTCACAGTGTGAGATAAGAAGCCTGCCTTTCTGCACAAAGAGTTTACAAAAAGAAATTTTGGAGACTGATTTGCTGGTAAATACTACACCCTTAGGAAGCTGGTATTGCCCTGACGAGAACCCGCTGCCAGAGGAAGTTATTATTCGTCCCGAAATAATTGTCTATGACCTGATTTATTATCCTGATAAAACACCCCTGTTACAAAGAGCAGAAATGAATGGAAACAGAACAGTAAATGGTTTGCAAATGCTGGTATACCAAGCTGCAGAAAGTTTTTATTTGTGGACTGGAATTTATCCTGAACGGGAAATAATAAATCAAACAATAAGACAGATTGAACAAAAAAATTGTAATTGTAAAAAGAGGTAG
- the aroA gene encoding 3-phosphoshikimate 1-carboxyvinyltransferase, which translates to MDCIIEGNDNNIIQSILTVPGDKSITHRAIILSSIALGESRISNFLDGLDCRNTLSCMQALGVNIYKENDSVLKIKGKGLKGLQTPKSTLDVGNSGTTIRLLSGLLCGQRFDSILDGDVSIRKRPMQRVIQPLSQMNARIKGLFNENFAPLNITGRQPLQGIDYTLPVASAQVKSAILLAGLYAREATTVRETQITRDHTERMLKILQADIQASPGYNINLKPGKELMGTEIDIPGDISSAAYFLAIGCAREGSEITIKNVGINPTRIGFLKVLQDMNANVKIVNQRVISNEPRADVCIKGSRLKGIQIDKKIIANIIDELPLVAVLATLARGKTIVRDAQELRVKESDRIKAIIEGLSRIGANIIERDDGFEVIGPTALSGNEVDSFNDHRIAMSLTVAASYAKGKTIIKDAQCMDISYPNFLPAFNKIIN; encoded by the coding sequence TTGGATTGCATAATTGAAGGTAATGACAATAATATTATACAGAGTATTTTAACAGTTCCGGGTGACAAATCAATTACCCATCGCGCAATTATTTTAAGCTCTATCGCACTGGGAGAATCGAGAATCAGCAACTTCCTAGATGGATTAGATTGCCGAAATACTTTATCTTGCATGCAAGCCCTTGGTGTTAATATTTACAAGGAAAATGATTCTGTATTAAAAATTAAGGGCAAAGGATTGAAAGGCTTACAAACTCCTAAGAGTACTCTTGATGTCGGCAACTCCGGTACAACAATAAGATTGCTATCAGGACTTCTATGTGGACAAAGATTTGATAGTATATTAGATGGAGATGTTTCTATCAGGAAAAGACCGATGCAGAGAGTAATTCAGCCACTATCTCAAATGAATGCCCGAATAAAAGGATTATTTAATGAAAATTTTGCCCCTTTAAATATAACCGGTAGACAACCATTACAGGGAATTGATTATACTTTACCAGTAGCAAGTGCCCAGGTTAAATCTGCTATTCTCCTGGCAGGTTTATATGCCAGAGAAGCAACAACAGTTAGAGAAACGCAGATAACCAGAGATCATACTGAACGGATGTTAAAAATTCTGCAGGCAGATATTCAGGCTTCTCCCGGCTATAATATAAATTTAAAACCTGGAAAAGAATTAATGGGAACAGAAATTGATATCCCTGGAGATATTTCGTCAGCTGCTTATTTTTTGGCGATAGGATGTGCTAGAGAAGGTTCAGAAATAACAATAAAAAATGTGGGAATTAACCCTACTCGTATTGGTTTTTTAAAGGTTTTGCAGGATATGAATGCTAATGTAAAAATAGTTAATCAAAGAGTTATCTCTAATGAACCCAGAGCAGATGTCTGTATCAAAGGTAGCCGATTAAAAGGAATTCAGATTGACAAAAAAATCATTGCAAATATTATTGATGAATTGCCTTTGGTAGCAGTCCTGGCAACGCTAGCCCGGGGGAAGACTATTGTAAGAGATGCCCAGGAGCTGAGAGTAAAAGAGAGTGATAGAATAAAAGCTATTATAGAAGGTTTATCAAGAATTGGAGCAAATATTATTGAAAGAGATGATGGTTTTGAAGTAATTGGTCCAACAGCTTTATCGGGAAATGAAGTAGATAGTTTTAATGACCATCGTATTGCCATGTCCCTGACTGTGGCAGCTTCTTATGCAAAAGGGAAGACTATTATTAAAGATGCACAATGCATGGATATTTCGTATCCAAATTTTTTGCCTGCTTTTAATAAAATAATAAATTAA